From the Lathyrus oleraceus cultivar Zhongwan6 chromosome 4, CAAS_Psat_ZW6_1.0, whole genome shotgun sequence genome, one window contains:
- the LOC127136038 gene encoding extensin-like, whose translation MKPRAYIPLGRLISDVVMESDLVDHLIRHNLMKDVTIDTRRPLNARNLKSMGDLANQGVDISDFSVDWLPEQPPNFMKRQREPSEKSKRAKREKLGEPSVSRPRVPLISSSKSPSKSLPPNSPSFQLRQLASSLPQTSPVYTHFEPSPSTTKPSETPTFNQPSPPLYKFNLTTTTLPIFKAKMFNEPISPPSSTPSSPSYYTISSDSKSSDPQSSTLAQLQARPLSIQNQPEPETNISSPSEQPPTPPYEPPIETPSENPIIHNSEPPIETTPSPSAPTSPISESEPTFPTLEEAITLFDESSVEKIRSLSENSGINDDPPAVRIH comes from the exons atgaagcccagagCCTACATCCCTTTGGGAAGGTTGATATCTGATGTTGTGATGGAGAGCGACTTGGTGGATCATCTGATTCGCCACAATCTGATGAAGGATGTAACTATTGACACTAGGAGGCCTCTGAATGCAcgaaatctgaagagcatgggg GATCTGGCAAACCAAGGAGTTGACATCTCAGATTTCTCCGTGGACTGGCTGCCTGAGCAACCACCAAATTTTATGAAGAGACAACGGGAGCCTTCTGAGAAGTCGAAAAGGGCTAAGAGAGAAAAGTTGGGGGAACCTTCTGTATCAAGACCACGCGTCCCTCTGATCTCCTCCTCCAAATCTCCAAGTAAGTCTCTGCCTCCTAACTCTCCATCTTTTCAATTAAGGCAACTTGCTTCTTCCCTTCCTCAAACCTCACCAGTATACACACACTTTGAACCTTCACCCTCcaccaccaaaccctctgaaaCACCTACCTTTAACCAACCATCACCCCCTCTTTATAAATTCAACCTAACCACCACAACCTTGCCCATATTTAAAGCTAAAATGTTCAATGAACCCATATCACCACCTTCTTCAACACCTTCATCCCCATCTTACTACACCATATCCTCTGACTCAAAGTCATCTGACCCCCAATCTTCCACTCTGGCTCAACTTCAGGCTCGTCCCCTCTCCATACAAAACCAACCTGAACCAGAAACTAACATTTCATCACCCTCTGAACAACCACCAACACCTCCATATGAACCACCCATCGAAACTCCCTCTGAAAACCCCATCATCCATAACTCTGAACCTCCCATAGAAACAACCCCTTCACCATCAGCACCTACATCTCCCATCTCTGAATCAGAACCCACCTTCCCCACCCTGGAAGAAGCAATAACCTTATTTGATGAGTCTTCAGTGGAGAAGATCAGATCATTATCTGAGAACTCTGGTATCAATGATGATCCCCCTGCAGTGAGGATTCACTAG
- the LOC127136039 gene encoding extensin-like, protein MKPRAYIPLGRLISDVVMESDLVDHLIRHNLMKDVTIDTRRPLNARNLKSMGDLANQGVDISDFSVDWLPEQPPNFMKRQREPSEKSKRAKREKLGEPSVSRPRVPLISSSKSPSKSLPPNSPSFQLRQLASSLPQTSPVYTHFEPSPSTTKPSETPTFNQPSPPLYKFNLTTTTLPIFKAKMFNEPISPPSSTPSSPSYYTISSDSKSSDPQSSTLAQLQARPLSIQNQPEPETNISSPSEQPPTPPYEPPIETPSENPIIHNSEPPIETTPSPSAPTSPISESEPTFPTLEEAITLFDESSVEKIRSLSENSGINDDPPAMRIH, encoded by the exons atgaagcccagagCCTACATCCCTTTGGGAAGGTTGATATCTGATGTTGTGATGGAGAGCGACTTGGTGGATCATCTGATTCGCCACAATCTGATGAAGGATGTAACTATTGACACTAGGAGGCCTCTGAATGCAcgaaatctgaagagcatgggg GATCTGGCAAACCAAGGAGTTGACATCTCAGATTTCTCCGTGGACTGGCTGCCTGAGCAACCACCAAATTTTATGAAGAGACAACGGGAGCCTTCTGAGAAGTCGAAAAGGGCTAAGAGAGAAAAGTTGGGGGAACCTTCTGTATCAAGACCACGCGTCCCTCTGATCTCCTCCTCCAAATCTCCAAGTAAGTCTCTGCCTCCTAACTCTCCATCTTTTCAATTAAGGCAACTTGCTTCTTCCCTTCCTCAAACCTCACCAGTATACACACACTTTGAACCTTCACCCTCcaccaccaaaccctctgaaaCACCTACCTTTAACCAACCATCACCCCCTCTTTATAAATTCAACCTAACCACCACAACCTTGCCCATATTTAAAGCTAAAATGTTCAATGAACCCATATCACCACCTTCTTCAACACCTTCATCCCCATCTTACTACACCATATCCTCTGACTCAAAGTCATCTGACCCCCAATCTTCCACTCTGGCTCAACTTCAGGCTCGTCCCCTCTCCATACAAAACCAACCTGAACCAGAAACTAACATTTCATCACCCTCTGAACAACCACCAACACCTCCATATGAACCACCCATCGAAACTCCCTCTGAAAACCCCATCATCCATAACTCTGAACCTCCCATAGAAACAACCCCTTCACCATCAGCACCTACATCTCCCATCTCTGAATCAGAACCCACCTTCCCCACCCTGGAAGAAGCAATAACCTTATTTGATGAGTCTTCAGTGGAGAAGATCAGATCATTATCTGAGAACTCTGGTATCAATGATGATCCCCCTGCAATGAGGATTCACTAG